Proteins from one Setaria italica strain Yugu1 chromosome V, Setaria_italica_v2.0, whole genome shotgun sequence genomic window:
- the LOC101754745 gene encoding protein DOG1-like 4 — protein MPPPQQPRRPQGGRPRPPTPTSPMAYSDDMAEFYDTWVGREEQIVADLTAALALPPRRRRDALPPLVDVAVGHVAAYYEHKARLADRDVVAALDPRWLNPLERTFLWAWGWKPALVFRFVETGGVGVGGMGSTQRRALEDLRAATAAAEREVGREVAAVQESLAGPRVLAALRRQHAPGNGEADDAVAAVGRSLRVLLGAADALRERTLRGVVGLLAPDQAAAFVAAMLRFHLAVRHAGRDWGSGHGGQRGV, from the coding sequence ATGCCGCCGCCTCAGCAGCCGCGCCGGCCTCAAGGAGGCCGTCCCCGTCCTCCCACGCCGACGTCACCCATGGCGTACTCCGACGACATGGCGGAATTCTACGACACCTGGGTGGGCCGCGAGGAGCAGATCGTGGCCGACCTCACGGCCGCGCTGGCGCtgccgccccggcgccgccgcgacgcaCTGCCGCCGCTCGTGGACGTCGCCGTCGGCCACGTCGCCGCCTACTACGAGCACAAGGCCCGCCTCGCCGACCGCGACGTGGTGGCCGCGCTCGACCCGCGCTGGCTCAACCCGCTCGAACGCACCTTCCTCTGGGCCTGGGGCTGGAAGCCCGCGCTGGTGTTCCGCTTCGTGGAGACCGGCggtgtcggcgtcggcggcatGGGTTCCACGCAGCGGCGCGCGCTCGAGGACCTCCGCGCCGCCACAGCGGCCGCGGAGCGGGAGGTGGGCCGCGAGGTGGCGGCCGTGCAGGAGTCCCTGGCGGGCCCGCGCGTGCTGGCGGCGCTGCGCCGCCAGCACGCCCCGGGAAACGGGGAGGCGGACGACGCCGTGGCCGCGGTCGGGCGCTCGCTGCGCGTGCTGCTGGGCGCGGCCGACGCGCTGCGGGAGCGCACGCTGCGCGGCGTCGTCGGCCTGCTCGCGCCGGACCAGGCGGCCGCGTTCGTGGCGGCCATGCTCAGGTTCCACCTCGCCGTCCGCCACGCCGGCCGCGACTGGGGCTCCGGCCACGGCGGCCAGCGGGGCGTCTAG